From a region of the uncultured Desulfatiglans sp. genome:
- a CDS encoding hypothetical protein (Evidence 5 : Unknown function) encodes MAPFQLLRQDSFHPEMVFLANLGVNLHVCLCGDLQVASAQTLDFLDIGQKSSFPDWKLSSTAKSFPDGNKIGSVQF; translated from the coding sequence TTGGCCCCTTTTCAGTTGCTCCGCCAAGATAGTTTCCATCCGGAAATGGTCTTTTTGGCCAATCTCGGCGTCAATCTGCACGTTTGCTTGTGCGGCGACCTGCAGGTCGCCTCCGCACAAACGCTTGATTTCCTTGATATTGGCCAAAAATCCTCATTTCCGGATTGGAAACTGAGTTCTACCGCGAAATCATTTCCGGATGGAAACAAGATAGGAAGCGTGCAATTTTGA
- a CDS encoding Tetrapyrrole methylase, with protein MKKTRILTCILACVCSLFMACAASSEIQSTQATTRGAFFLVGIGPGDADLLTAKALSTIQSADVVFCSADIRERLSSLVDVNRKQVFDGFQGLGSFYRQDCNALAEDQRKKNGIPCETYQGKQAELAEIVRKGVAEGKKMAFLSPGDPTLYGADAWTLQELADLNPSVVPGLSAFNAANAVLRAGLGEVILTTPFCGDDAEQQKDTLENLARYDKATLVIFVPGDMAYLVKRLSASFPSDTPVAVVNHAGQQEKTGVYVGTIGDLKQKSPVQGTGFYLLYVGKALKDAPYRAAFADKVKGSGKFYLVGTGPGDPDLATLRALEVIQKADLVFASEKLSDRFQKELSGKEVIFGFHRLFPFYGKSCSEVSDAEKKKEKMSCDEFHRKQAEFAARVRKAVAEGKTVVMMDSGDPLVYGPSSWTLQELKDVDTEVVPGLSCFNAANAALAQGIADDRRFHSVVLASGWSVEEMAPLQCTMALFTMRTEFKKFIDILSAHYPPDTPVAIVSSAGYAGREMVSKRRLSGLMGQEATENLPFEYMIYIGDSLDVGAER; from the coding sequence GTGAAAAAAACGAGAATACTGACATGCATTTTGGCATGTGTGTGCAGCCTTTTTATGGCCTGCGCAGCCTCATCGGAGATCCAAAGCACACAGGCAACGACCCGAGGCGCCTTTTTTCTGGTAGGTATCGGGCCAGGAGACGCAGATCTTTTGACTGCCAAGGCACTGTCAACGATCCAGAGTGCGGATGTAGTCTTTTGCAGCGCGGACATCCGTGAAAGGCTATCCAGCCTTGTGGACGTCAACAGGAAGCAGGTCTTTGATGGCTTTCAGGGCCTAGGCAGTTTCTACAGGCAGGACTGCAACGCCCTCGCTGAGGATCAACGCAAAAAAAACGGCATCCCCTGTGAAACCTACCAGGGCAAACAGGCCGAATTGGCTGAGATCGTCCGCAAGGGTGTAGCGGAGGGGAAAAAAATGGCCTTTTTGAGCCCTGGAGACCCGACCCTTTATGGAGCGGATGCTTGGACGCTTCAAGAATTGGCCGACCTCAACCCAAGCGTTGTGCCTGGCCTGAGTGCCTTTAACGCCGCCAACGCTGTCCTCCGGGCAGGGTTGGGCGAGGTGATTCTTACGACGCCATTCTGCGGCGATGACGCAGAACAGCAAAAGGATACCCTTGAAAACCTAGCCCGGTATGATAAGGCGACCTTGGTCATATTCGTGCCCGGAGATATGGCCTATCTTGTGAAAAGGCTTTCGGCCTCGTTTCCTTCAGATACGCCTGTGGCAGTTGTCAACCATGCAGGCCAGCAGGAAAAAACCGGAGTGTATGTGGGTACAATCGGGGACCTTAAGCAGAAATCACCCGTGCAAGGCACCGGTTTTTATCTGCTTTATGTTGGAAAGGCCTTGAAAGATGCCCCTTACAGAGCAGCCTTTGCCGATAAGGTAAAAGGATCAGGCAAATTCTACCTGGTCGGGACGGGTCCCGGCGACCCGGATTTGGCCACCCTCCGTGCCCTCGAAGTCATCCAAAAGGCGGATCTGGTCTTCGCTTCGGAGAAACTCAGTGATCGCTTTCAGAAAGAGCTGTCAGGAAAGGAGGTCATATTTGGGTTCCATCGGCTCTTTCCCTTTTATGGGAAAAGCTGTTCGGAAGTAAGCGACGCTGAAAAAAAGAAGGAAAAAATGAGTTGCGATGAATTCCATCGAAAACAGGCGGAATTTGCCGCGCGGGTTCGTAAGGCTGTGGCAGAAGGAAAAACAGTCGTCATGATGGACAGCGGCGACCCTCTCGTTTACGGGCCCTCCTCCTGGACCCTCCAGGAGTTGAAGGATGTGGACACTGAAGTCGTACCGGGTCTGAGCTGCTTCAACGCGGCCAATGCAGCCCTGGCGCAAGGAATCGCCGACGATAGGCGCTTCCACTCGGTTGTTCTCGCGTCGGGCTGGTCCGTAGAGGAAATGGCCCCGCTGCAGTGCACGATGGCGCTTTTCACCATGCGCACAGAATTCAAGAAATTCATCGACATCCTGTCTGCGCACTATCCACCTGACACGCCTGTCGCCATTGTATCGAGCGCCGGTTACGCCGGCAGGGAAATGGTATCGAAGAGAAGGCTGAGCGGCTTAATGGGACAAGAGGCAACGGAAAATCTGCCTTTCGAGTATATGATCTATATTGGAGATTCCCTCGATGTGGGTGCGGAGAGGTAA
- the tonB gene encoding TonB-dependent receptor, translated as MRLLENMALAAIVSLFGLMAPITAMGEEPIEIGEVRISGEKLFAPTMQLDDTVYTGTEVTKEGIDSQGPSAKTSVYKAIDILPGISVESADPYGLSAEQSSSRIRGMRGSLGAMTVEGVPNYGGNPIGPRDYIYDMENLQSISVYKGAVPGDLGTGVGDRGGAIELKPRWPAKEFGAIINQGVGTDSYNRTFLRLDSGSLTDFDTRFSGSYSYTQADKWKGPGEIGPRNNANLALSQPLGQEVSIDVWFNYNDLKQDLYRALSYSQVQNLSDSYKFDYNPDLTGKKSQDIYYYKYNTGAYKNTDVLGLITINHFQNLIFTIKPYYSVEDSQIYQGVTSGGGRIQKRNRDIERPGAIAEAKWDADIFTATLGYHFEKNDMKIFSENYGITSSGLAWQGYGNFASPSASYINSPYFKIAGTYEDFDLQAGLKYFRYDEGASQGYVTDSKTYELVRAPDLDREERVYDILLPTLGVGYHFSEAFQVYASYGKSFIRPYSYMPLVNLYNTYRQRFIDAGITLNDLFSGYEMEETDTVDVGVRWNTSWFDITPTVFFNKSKNLFTNVYDPRVDLSYQQNSAEASGYGIDVGANFYLAKPLTFFINPSWTVLRYDEDIDSNGSIITIKDNQVVDTPEFLVKAGLLFKWENLEIIPMVRFMSSRYANAENSQKVDAYAIADLRLAYEWDKIPIAKSLKLSLDLNNLFDKEYISYIRASDYTTGGSASYYPGGPFTAVFMASLTF; from the coding sequence ATGCGGCTTTTGGAGAATATGGCACTGGCCGCCATAGTAAGCCTTTTCGGCCTCATGGCGCCCATAACAGCCATGGGCGAGGAGCCTATCGAAATCGGAGAGGTCCGGATCAGCGGAGAAAAACTCTTCGCCCCCACCATGCAATTGGATGACACGGTCTACACCGGTACTGAAGTGACCAAAGAGGGCATAGACAGCCAAGGGCCCAGTGCTAAAACCAGTGTGTACAAAGCCATCGACATCCTTCCCGGGATCAGTGTGGAAAGCGCCGATCCATATGGCCTGAGCGCGGAGCAAAGCTCCTCCCGAATCCGAGGGATGCGAGGATCATTGGGTGCCATGACGGTTGAAGGGGTGCCCAATTACGGTGGAAACCCCATCGGCCCCCGCGATTACATCTATGACATGGAAAACCTGCAGTCAATCTCGGTCTATAAGGGGGCAGTGCCCGGAGACCTCGGGACGGGCGTCGGAGACCGGGGTGGGGCGATCGAATTGAAACCGCGTTGGCCCGCGAAGGAATTCGGGGCGATCATTAATCAGGGTGTAGGCACCGACAGCTACAATCGAACTTTTTTAAGGTTGGATTCTGGATCACTGACAGATTTTGATACGCGGTTTTCGGGGTCCTATTCCTATACACAAGCCGACAAGTGGAAAGGTCCGGGAGAAATCGGGCCCAGAAACAATGCAAATTTGGCATTATCACAACCTCTCGGCCAGGAAGTCAGTATAGATGTCTGGTTCAACTATAACGATCTAAAACAAGATTTGTATAGAGCTCTCAGCTATAGCCAGGTTCAAAATCTTTCAGATAGTTATAAATTTGACTACAACCCGGATTTGACCGGGAAGAAATCCCAAGACATCTATTATTATAAGTATAACACGGGAGCCTATAAAAACACGGATGTTCTCGGACTTATCACTATTAATCACTTTCAGAACTTGATTTTCACTATCAAACCATATTACAGCGTCGAAGACTCGCAGATCTATCAAGGCGTCACTTCGGGCGGTGGCCGCATTCAAAAAAGAAATCGAGACATCGAACGTCCTGGCGCCATCGCTGAAGCAAAATGGGATGCCGACATATTCACGGCTACCTTAGGCTATCATTTTGAAAAGAACGATATGAAAATTTTTTCAGAAAACTACGGCATCACGTCATCAGGACTTGCCTGGCAAGGTTATGGAAATTTCGCCTCGCCTAGCGCTTCCTACATAAACAGCCCTTACTTCAAAATTGCAGGCACCTATGAAGACTTTGATCTACAAGCCGGGCTCAAGTATTTCAGATATGACGAAGGTGCCAGCCAAGGATACGTCACGGACTCCAAGACCTACGAACTGGTGCGGGCGCCTGATTTAGACCGAGAGGAAAGGGTTTACGACATCCTGCTACCCACATTGGGGGTTGGATATCATTTTTCAGAGGCCTTCCAAGTCTATGCGAGTTACGGGAAAAGCTTTATTCGACCTTATTCATACATGCCTCTGGTCAACCTTTACAACACCTACCGGCAGCGATTTATTGACGCGGGCATCACACTGAACGACCTTTTCAGCGGCTACGAAATGGAAGAGACAGACACCGTCGATGTAGGCGTTCGCTGGAATACCTCCTGGTTCGACATCACACCTACCGTTTTCTTCAACAAGAGCAAAAACCTCTTCACCAATGTCTACGACCCGCGGGTAGATCTCAGCTACCAACAGAATTCCGCGGAGGCCAGCGGCTACGGAATCGATGTCGGTGCGAATTTTTACCTGGCTAAGCCTTTGACGTTTTTCATCAATCCGAGTTGGACTGTGCTCCGGTACGATGAAGACATCGACTCAAACGGGAGCATCATCACCATAAAAGACAACCAAGTGGTGGATACGCCCGAATTCCTTGTGAAAGCGGGTTTGTTATTTAAATGGGAGAACCTGGAAATTATTCCGATGGTGAGATTCATGAGTTCCCGCTATGCGAATGCAGAGAACTCCCAAAAAGTCGATGCCTATGCAATCGCTGATCTGCGATTGGCTTACGAATGGGACAAAATCCCCATTGCAAAGTCTCTCAAATTGTCTCTGGACCTCAACAACCTGTTTGACAAGGAGTATATCTCCTACATCAGGGCATCTGACTACACCACGGGTGGCAGCGCCAGTTACTACCCAGGTGGTCCCTTCACAGCGGTATTTATGGCCTCTTTGACGTTTTAG
- a CDS encoding hypothetical protein (Evidence 5 : Unknown function) encodes MQTSNPVFPQPPIYPWEHNSFHPEMVVLANLGVNVQVYLCSDRQVASAQTLDFLDIGQKSSFPDWKLGSTGKSFPGGTTLKSGVQVAGKANANPLLLYFS; translated from the coding sequence GTGCAAACATCAAATCCGGTGTTTCCTCAACCTCCCATATACCCCTGGGAGCATAACAGTTTTCATCCGGAAATGGTCGTTTTGGCCAATCTCGGCGTCAATGTGCAGGTTTACTTGTGCAGCGACCGGCAGGTCGCCTCCGCGCAAACGCTTGATTTCCTTGATATTGGCCAAAAATCCTCATTTCCGGATTGGAAACTGGGTTCTACCGGGAAATCATTTCCGGGTGGAACTACCCTTAAAAGCGGCGTCCAAGTCGCAGGGAAAGCCAATGCCAACCCTCTTCTTCTATATTTTTCTTGA
- a CDS encoding Metallo-beta-lactamase domain protein, which yields MEDHPKEHPAIAVTPHLFQLGIPAFPVYLSLGDSGMIIEGGTGPTSTLIAEQILSLGIDPNRIEYVFLTHTHADHIGAVPYLKRIWPHLKLVVSAPGAEILSTPELQREFILVDLGIAQLLKAKAELAAMPPSLRDFRFEADLIIRDGDSIELGQGVVWQAIATPGHSPCHMSLYEQKEKTIAIGDAAGFYLPEKDIFWPNYFVSLGQYCASLRRLETLQAERVILSHNGVVNGGAGRFIAKAIAAAEEYHTEMVNRLAAGENAGAIALDKARFVSGLTDIQPFKVMYDLSRLMIIRSREVASGPSPCRPGAAAEEAIPEPRRDADSSPAEHRQISPLRLPIGEKTLSASERLSLVALIDEGMRRGLPDAPIVADLFNDLWDLVDATVAGSRISRQRPGDSENGFHQLEIEAETGESLGRLNMLYLKKPAPCYYLVYVEVAAPFRRKGLGTRILEHFGAFLTGKSALGILDNIIPNQDPTYDIYLKQAWKPVTEIVGETALEKDSNYMVFIPPAFKEHDLKPALLKLLYHLNRKRAVIDARDNEVMVRRTLEEFQTLYRTLCTYFGAEIDARQSSVYMRFMFTRFVTKFIAFRRRIGSLIGYTGGESAGQITLAPEVANLQIKSYAPRELADKSPVCAGRLDLLSRLPADLTQDPARAIEALPNYRRPSFMAWLEERGKSYTDPLTLGDLMDLGFDPTRLKEIAIDNEPYIIERVQARQIEGLQKKNELLERIGASFKDVKIKGAWLKVNPILFIIRDRGNGYVLRRQIDAIHWDEALAELQSNPKLKAVNAASRLDQVLVATVRQALATIADHLGLEKDAITDQLVPFVSWNLKSNQPRIMLDFTASYLEGIWIA from the coding sequence ATGGAAGACCACCCCAAAGAACACCCCGCGATCGCCGTGACACCCCACCTGTTTCAGCTTGGCATACCGGCCTTCCCGGTATACCTCTCCCTGGGCGACTCCGGAATGATCATCGAAGGGGGGACAGGCCCCACTTCGACCCTCATCGCAGAACAGATCCTGAGCCTTGGCATCGATCCGAACCGCATAGAATATGTCTTTTTGACCCACACCCATGCCGACCACATCGGGGCCGTGCCGTATCTCAAACGGATCTGGCCGCATCTGAAGCTCGTCGTCAGCGCTCCGGGCGCCGAGATCCTGAGCACCCCCGAATTGCAGCGGGAATTCATCCTGGTGGACCTCGGCATCGCCCAGCTGCTGAAGGCCAAGGCGGAGCTTGCGGCCATGCCCCCGTCGCTCCGCGACTTTCGCTTCGAGGCGGACCTCATCATCCGCGACGGAGACAGCATCGAACTCGGTCAAGGCGTCGTCTGGCAGGCGATCGCCACCCCCGGACATTCCCCCTGCCACATGTCGCTCTACGAACAAAAAGAAAAAACGATCGCCATCGGAGACGCAGCCGGATTCTATCTTCCCGAAAAGGACATCTTCTGGCCCAATTACTTCGTTTCCCTGGGGCAATACTGCGCAAGCCTCCGAAGGCTCGAGACCCTCCAGGCCGAACGGGTGATCCTCAGCCACAACGGCGTTGTGAACGGCGGGGCCGGTCGATTCATTGCAAAGGCCATCGCGGCAGCCGAGGAATACCACACGGAGATGGTGAACCGCCTCGCCGCCGGCGAGAACGCTGGGGCGATCGCCCTCGACAAAGCGCGCTTCGTAAGCGGTCTGACGGACATTCAGCCCTTCAAGGTGATGTACGACCTCTCCCGCCTGATGATCATACGGTCCAGGGAAGTGGCCTCCGGGCCCTCCCCCTGTCGCCCGGGGGCCGCTGCAGAAGAGGCGATTCCCGAACCCCGGCGCGATGCGGATTCAAGCCCCGCAGAACACCGGCAGATCTCCCCCCTCCGCCTGCCCATCGGCGAAAAAACCCTCAGTGCCTCCGAACGCCTGAGCCTCGTGGCGCTGATCGACGAAGGCATGCGCCGCGGGCTTCCGGACGCCCCGATCGTGGCCGATCTCTTCAACGACCTCTGGGACCTCGTGGACGCCACCGTCGCCGGCAGCCGGATTAGCCGCCAACGGCCGGGGGATTCCGAGAACGGCTTCCATCAACTCGAGATCGAAGCCGAAACCGGCGAAAGCCTGGGGCGCCTCAACATGCTCTACCTCAAGAAACCCGCCCCCTGCTACTACCTGGTCTACGTGGAGGTCGCCGCCCCCTTTCGCAGGAAGGGGTTGGGGACCCGCATTCTCGAACACTTCGGGGCTTTTCTGACCGGGAAATCCGCCTTGGGGATCCTCGACAACATCATCCCCAATCAGGACCCGACCTACGATATCTATCTGAAGCAAGCCTGGAAACCCGTCACGGAAATCGTCGGGGAGACGGCCCTGGAAAAGGACTCGAACTACATGGTCTTCATTCCGCCGGCCTTCAAAGAACACGATCTGAAGCCGGCGCTCCTGAAGCTTCTCTATCACCTCAACCGGAAGCGCGCCGTCATTGACGCGCGGGACAACGAGGTCATGGTGCGGCGCACCCTGGAGGAGTTCCAAACCCTTTACCGGACCCTGTGCACGTATTTCGGGGCGGAGATCGATGCGAGGCAGTCATCCGTTTACATGCGGTTCATGTTCACCCGCTTCGTCACAAAATTCATCGCCTTCAGACGCCGCATCGGTTCACTGATCGGCTACACGGGCGGCGAGTCCGCCGGACAGATCACCCTGGCACCGGAGGTCGCGAATCTTCAGATCAAGAGCTACGCCCCGCGGGAACTCGCGGACAAGAGCCCTGTCTGCGCGGGCCGGCTCGACCTGCTCTCGCGCCTCCCGGCCGATCTGACCCAGGACCCGGCCCGCGCCATCGAGGCCCTGCCGAACTACCGGCGGCCGAGCTTCATGGCCTGGCTCGAGGAGCGCGGCAAGTCCTACACGGACCCGCTGACGCTAGGCGATCTCATGGACCTCGGGTTCGACCCGACCCGCTTGAAAGAAATCGCCATCGACAACGAACCGTATATCATTGAACGGGTTCAGGCGCGCCAGATCGAGGGGCTCCAGAAGAAAAACGAACTGCTGGAGCGGATCGGCGCATCCTTCAAAGACGTCAAGATCAAGGGCGCCTGGCTGAAGGTCAACCCGATCCTCTTCATCATCCGGGACCGCGGCAACGGCTACGTCCTCCGCCGTCAGATCGACGCCATCCACTGGGATGAGGCGCTGGCGGAGCTGCAGAGCAACCCGAAACTCAAGGCCGTCAACGCCGCTTCACGGCTCGACCAGGTCCTGGTCGCCACCGTGAGGCAGGCTCTCGCCACGATCGCGGACCATCTGGGGCTCGAAAAGGATGCCATTACCGACCAGCTGGTGCCTTTCGTCTCCTGGAACCTGAAGAGCAATCAACCTAGGATCATGCTGGATTTTACAGCTTCTTATCTGGAGGGCATCTGGATAGCCTGA
- a CDS encoding conserved hypothetical protein (Evidence 4 : Unknown function but conserved in other organisms), which translates to MKTKQLTCVICPNGCELTIAYEETPAVVVKEVSGYTCDKGLAWAEQELLNPVRTIASSIAVEAGAFPLVSVRTDSPIPLDRITEVMQAIRGLRITAPVRIGDVLLRTPAGTACNVVATRHVEEDRRSKSAR; encoded by the coding sequence ATGAAAACAAAACAGCTGACCTGCGTCATCTGCCCGAACGGCTGCGAACTGACCATCGCTTACGAAGAGACACCGGCTGTCGTCGTGAAGGAGGTCTCCGGATACACCTGCGACAAAGGTCTTGCCTGGGCGGAGCAGGAACTCCTCAACCCCGTCCGCACTATCGCGAGCAGCATCGCCGTCGAGGCCGGGGCCTTCCCCCTGGTCAGCGTGCGGACGGACAGCCCGATCCCGCTCGACCGCATCACCGAAGTCATGCAAGCGATCCGGGGCCTTCGGATCACCGCGCCTGTCCGTATCGGGGATGTCCTGCTGCGGACACCTGCTGGAACGGCCTGCAACGTTGTCGCCACACGGCATGTGGAGGAGGATCGACGCTCAAAATCGGCTCGGTAG
- a CDS encoding Pyridine nucleotide-disulfide oxidoreductase, which produces MQTIKRDLVVIGGGPAGLSAAIAAKTNGCKDVLLIERDKILGGILNQCIHDGFGLHRFGEALSGPEYAQRYIDRFHSLGIEAMLGTIVLGLGANRSLQVSSRGGFMQIDAGAVVLAMGCRERTAGAISLPGTRPAGIYTAGAAQNLINLQNIMVGERAVILGSGDIGLIMARRLTLEGAKVEAVFEILPYASGLPRNIQQCLNDYGIPLYLGTSVIEVHGKERLTGVTVAEIDAIRRPVPGTERFVPCDTLLLSVGLIPENELSRSASVLMEDRTSGAAVDDTFMTSIPGVFSCGNVLHVHDLVDWVSEEAALAGACAAAYVQGEARTAEPRIAISPGPGVRYVLPQTVSGRGDFTLSLRVAEPARERAVWVRAGERKVARKKLMRLHPAEMIRVKIKAEKLQDAKELEVSVE; this is translated from the coding sequence ATGCAAACGATAAAACGCGATCTGGTCGTCATCGGAGGAGGACCGGCAGGCCTCTCCGCCGCCATTGCCGCAAAAACAAACGGGTGCAAAGACGTCCTGCTGATCGAACGGGACAAGATCCTCGGCGGCATTCTCAACCAGTGCATCCACGACGGCTTCGGGCTGCACCGCTTCGGGGAGGCCCTGAGCGGTCCCGAATACGCGCAGCGCTACATCGACCGATTCCATTCCCTCGGCATCGAGGCGATGCTCGGGACGATCGTCCTCGGCCTCGGCGCCAACCGGTCCCTCCAGGTCAGTTCGCGCGGCGGGTTCATGCAGATCGACGCCGGCGCCGTGGTCCTGGCGATGGGCTGCCGCGAAAGGACAGCCGGCGCCATTTCCCTTCCAGGCACCCGGCCTGCCGGGATCTACACGGCCGGAGCCGCCCAGAACCTGATCAACCTTCAGAACATCATGGTCGGCGAACGGGCCGTCATCCTGGGCTCGGGCGACATCGGGCTCATCATGGCCCGGCGGTTGACCCTGGAAGGGGCCAAGGTCGAGGCGGTCTTCGAGATCCTCCCCTATGCAAGCGGCCTACCCAGGAACATCCAGCAGTGCTTGAATGATTACGGCATCCCCTTATATCTCGGCACCTCGGTGATCGAGGTCCATGGCAAGGAACGCCTGACGGGTGTAACCGTCGCGGAGATCGATGCGATCCGCCGCCCTGTCCCGGGCACCGAGCGCTTTGTCCCCTGCGACACGCTGCTTCTTTCGGTCGGACTGATCCCCGAAAACGAGCTTTCACGGAGCGCCTCGGTGCTCATGGAAGACCGGACGAGCGGGGCGGCCGTGGACGATACGTTCATGACCAGTATTCCGGGGGTCTTTTCCTGCGGCAACGTCCTGCACGTCCACGATCTGGTCGACTGGGTCTCGGAGGAGGCGGCCCTCGCGGGAGCCTGCGCCGCGGCCTACGTCCAGGGTGAGGCCCGCACTGCGGAGCCCCGGATCGCCATCAGCCCCGGACCCGGCGTCCGCTATGTGCTGCCGCAGACAGTGAGCGGGCGGGGGGATTTCACGCTGTCCCTGCGGGTCGCGGAGCCTGCCCGGGAAAGGGCCGTTTGGGTGCGGGCCGGGGAACGGAAGGTGGCGCGGAAGAAGCTCATGCGCCTCCACCCGGCTGAGATGATCCGCGTCAAGATCAAGGCGGAAAAACTCCAGGACGCAAAAGAGTTGGAGGTTTCGGTGGAATGA
- a CDS encoding Glycerol-3-phosphate dehydrogenase, with amino-acid sequence MEHSYDVLIIGAGVVGNAIARELSRYEIRVAVLEKELDVGMGTSSRNSGVLHSGIHYKPGALRARLNVRGNALMGPLCRELKVKIQYIGKLTVAQDEEDVRTLHALKEQGEANGVPGLEILDKATMQAIQPGVGGIRALHSPTTGIICPYGLTIALADNARMNGVDFHLGQEADAVRYGADGFTVTTTGGDTFEARVLINAAGLYADRICALLGISEYRIYPCRGEYLILDKRLQGSLSVLVYPAPRKGGAGLGIHLTNTVDGNILIGPSNEYVDTPDDYACTSDIIAQLKKEGHELLPGISTADFIRSFSGLRAKQTPPEIKGFKDFVIESRTDFPGFINLVGIESPGLTSSPAIAEMVREMVAERLPLVEKAAFIAERPGRAELFHELPAEEKADLVAQDPDYGEIVCRCEQITKREVLEAIQNPLGARTIAGIKYRSRAMMGRCQGGFCLPRIVQILEKEFGYRPEDYLLFSKGSHLFSGRVR; translated from the coding sequence ATGGAACATTCATATGACGTCTTGATCATCGGCGCAGGCGTGGTGGGAAACGCCATCGCGCGGGAGCTGTCCCGCTACGAGATCCGCGTCGCAGTGCTCGAAAAGGAACTGGACGTGGGCATGGGCACGAGCTCCCGCAACAGCGGGGTGCTCCATTCAGGCATTCACTACAAACCCGGGGCCCTGCGCGCCCGCCTGAACGTGCGGGGCAACGCCCTGATGGGCCCGTTATGCCGGGAGCTGAAGGTCAAGATCCAGTATATCGGCAAGCTCACCGTCGCCCAGGACGAAGAAGACGTCCGCACGCTCCATGCCCTGAAAGAGCAGGGCGAAGCCAACGGAGTTCCAGGACTCGAGATCCTCGACAAAGCCACCATGCAGGCGATCCAGCCGGGCGTGGGCGGCATCCGGGCGCTTCATTCACCGACCACCGGGATCATCTGCCCTTACGGGCTGACCATCGCCCTCGCCGATAATGCCAGGATGAACGGCGTCGACTTCCACCTTGGTCAGGAGGCCGACGCCGTCCGCTACGGCGCCGATGGATTCACAGTAACGACCACGGGAGGCGATACCTTCGAGGCCCGCGTCCTGATCAACGCCGCCGGCCTTTACGCCGACCGGATCTGCGCGCTGCTCGGCATCTCGGAATACCGCATCTACCCCTGCCGGGGTGAATACCTGATCCTCGACAAGCGCCTGCAAGGAAGCCTCTCCGTACTCGTCTACCCGGCCCCGCGAAAGGGGGGCGCCGGTCTGGGAATCCACCTCACGAACACCGTCGACGGTAATATCCTCATCGGCCCGAGCAACGAATACGTGGATACGCCCGACGACTACGCCTGCACATCCGACATCATCGCCCAGCTCAAGAAGGAGGGGCACGAACTCCTGCCCGGGATCTCGACGGCGGACTTCATCCGCAGCTTTTCCGGCCTCCGGGCCAAACAGACCCCACCGGAAATCAAGGGCTTCAAGGACTTCGTCATCGAAAGCCGCACCGATTTCCCGGGTTTCATCAATCTGGTCGGGATCGAAAGCCCCGGACTGACTTCCTCCCCGGCCATTGCCGAGATGGTGCGGGAGATGGTGGCGGAGAGGCTGCCCCTGGTGGAAAAGGCCGCGTTCATCGCAGAACGCCCCGGCCGCGCGGAGCTGTTCCACGAGCTGCCGGCGGAGGAGAAGGCCGATCTGGTCGCGCAGGACCCGGATTACGGTGAGATCGTCTGCCGCTGCGAACAGATCACCAAGCGCGAGGTCCTGGAGGCCATCCAGAACCCCCTCGGTGCGCGGACGATCGCCGGGATCAAGTATCGTTCAAGGGCCATGATGGGGCGCTGCCAGGGCGGATTCTGCCTCCCGCGAATCGTGCAGATCCTGGAAAAGGAATTCGGCTACCGGCCGGAGGATTATCTATTGTTCAGCAAAGGCTCGCACCTCTTTTCAGGGCGCGTGCGTTAG
- a CDS encoding hypothetical protein (Evidence 5 : Unknown function) — MSAALGSTGRAPAFPGIEPEEVPKMAIPNRQAVHPEMHALAEVDKERAQ, encoded by the coding sequence GTGAGCGCGGCCCTCGGTTCAACGGGCCGCGCTCCTGCGTTTCCGGGCATTGAACCGGAGGAGGTCCCGAAAATGGCCATCCCGAACCGGCAGGCTGTTCATCCAGAGATGCATGCACTGGCCGAGGTCGATAAAGAACGTGCACAGTGA